From one Musa acuminata AAA Group cultivar baxijiao chromosome BXJ2-6, Cavendish_Baxijiao_AAA, whole genome shotgun sequence genomic stretch:
- the LOC135586951 gene encoding mediator of RNA polymerase II transcription subunit 14-like, giving the protein MAAELGQQTVEFSALVRRAAEDSYLALKELVERSRAPEDQRSDSEKKIDLLKFIAKTRQRMLHLHVLAKWCRQVPLIQYCQQLAATLSSHDTCFTQTADSLFYMHEGLQHARAPIFDVPSAIEILLSGGYKRLPKCIEDLVIQSTLPEDEQKPTLKKLDTILRSKLLEVVLPKEISEVTISDGIAVLRVDGEFKVFLTLGYRGHLSLWRILHIELLVGEKSGTIKLEETRRYALGDDLERRMAATENPFLILYTVLHELCVALVMDTVLRQVQVLRQCRWKDAIRFELISDGTAAQGANTSALQLAQDGELDSTGLKTPGLKIIYWLDADKNAGGSDFSSRPFLKLEPGKDTQIKCLHNSFVLDPLTGKEAIFSLDQSCIDLEKLLLKAIACNIHTRLFEIQRELSKSVNICRGTCDVVLKNDGSMVADLRKKDENSSIEDYFGDEVLKVRACGMSFITLGINIRECQNQSKWFLKV; this is encoded by the exons ATGGCGGCGGAACTGGGGCAGCAGACGGTGGAGTTCTCCGCCCTTGTGCGACGAGCCGCGGAGGATTCCTACCTCGCCCTCAAAGAGCTGGTGGAGCGGTCCCGGGCGCCGGAGGACCAGCGATCCGACTCCGAGAAGAAGATAGACCTCCTCAAGTTCATCGCCAAGACTCGGCAGCGGATGCTCCACCTCCATGTGCTCGCCAAGTGGTGCCGACAG GTACCATTGATTCAGTATTGCCAACAACTTGCAGCAACACTTTCCAGCCATGATACTTGTTTTACCCAAACAGCAGATTCATTATTTTACATGCATGAAGGACTGCAGCATGCACGTGCTCCTATATTTGATGTTCCATCTGCTATTGAAATACTCCTCTCAGGAGGATATAAACGGCTGCCAAAATGTATAGAAGATTTGGTTATTCAGAGTACACTGCCTGAGGATGAACAAAAGCCCACTTTAAAGAAGTTGGATACAATCCTCCGATCCAAACTGTTGGAGGTTGTACTTCCTAAAGAAATTAGTGAGGTAACTATTTCTGATGGTATTGCTGTTCTTCGTGTGGATGGGGAGTTTAAGGTTTTCCTTACCTTGGGTTACCGTGGTCATCTGTCATTGTGGAGGATACTTCACATAGAGTTGCTTGTTGGGGAGAAGAGTGGAACTATTAAACTTGAAGAGACACGAAGATATGCTCTTGGGGATGATCTCGAGCGCCGAATGGCTGCAACCGAAAatccttttttaattttatacacAGTTCTCCATGAACTGTGTGTTGCCCTTGTTATGGACACTGTACTAAGGCAAGTTCAGGTACTACGTCAATGTAGGTGGAAGGATGCAATACGCTTTGAGCTTATCTCTGATGGCACTGCAGCACAAGGAGCAAATACTAGTGCTTTGCAACTGGCCCAAGACGGTGAACTCGATTCAACTGGCCTAAAAACTCCTGGTTTGAAAATCATTTATTGGTTAGATGCTGACAAAAATGCCGGGGGATCTGATTTTAGTTCACGTCCATTTCTCAAACTTGAACCAGGGAAAGATACACAGATTAAGTGTCTACATAATTCCTTTGTATTAGACCCACTTACTGGCAAGGAAGCTATTTTTTCACTCGATCAAAGTTGCATTGATCTTGAGAAACTCCTGCTAAAAGCTATTGCATGCAATATACACACCCGTCTGTTTGAAATCCAGAGGGAGTTGAGTAAAAGTGTTAACATTTGTCGAGGTACATGTGATGTTGTACTGAAGAATGATGGAAGTATGGTAGCAGATCTAAGAAAG AAGGATGAAAACTCTAGTATTGAGGATTATTTTGGGGATGAAGTACTAAAAGTGCGAGCTTGTGGGATGTCATTTATTACACTTGGAATAAATATCCG CGAATGTCAAAATCAATCAAAATGGTTTCTAAAGGTGTGA